In a genomic window of Mercenaria mercenaria strain notata chromosome 19, MADL_Memer_1, whole genome shotgun sequence:
- the LOC123542214 gene encoding uncharacterized protein LOC123542214 — protein MAALYMNESFTKNDNNIEEGIVKETDIKTDVYESLQTTKECELYQALEKRKSIQEVDTKRCKVISGKKMIYMFLIFLSATVIGTLTGVIILSASTTKTDGSWENWQMWSNCSADCGSGFRTRSRTCSNPTPSPFGRYCYGNPIDIASCENHNCDVCQSRPCHAGICISEGEKFDCTCLYGYTGRFCEHNIDDCSSVTCGNGTCIDGIGEYSCSCNDGFDGTYCDQVKTDDCLDILRYGENKEDGVYTIRTWKSRQLIEVYCDMTTDGGGWTMFQYRFNGSMDFYRNFSEYEQGFGNLKTEFWLGLRYIEELASQERTELRIDLEAANGTTGFETFDNFSLSAGPAYTLHIGSTIASSGISSGYRFGPFHNGMNFTTYDHDADPSKTRNCAVSFHGAWWYRNCFNANLNGKYLTPGTVRPLSMNYESFLSFGYTSLKSSKMMMRRN, from the exons atgGCTGCTCTATATATGAATGAAAGTTTCacaaaaaatgacaataatatagAAGAAGGTATTGTCAAAGAAACGGATATAAAGACTGATGTGTATGAATCGCTACAGACAACTAAGGAGTGCGAGTTATATCAGGCATTAGAAAAGAGAAAATCAATTCAGGAAGTTGACACGAAGCGATGTAAAGTTATTTCAGGGaagaaaatgatatatatgtttctCATTTTTCTGTCGGCAACAGTCATTGGGACACTTACTGGCGTTATCATTCTTTCCGCTTCTACTACTAAAACAG ATGGAAGCTGGGAAAACTGGCAGATGTGGAGTAACTGTAGTGCTGACTGCGGTAGTGGTTTCAGAACAAGGTCAAGGACTTGCTCAAATCCAACACCGTCTCCTTTTGGAAGATATTGTTATGGAAACCCCATTGATATCGCGTCGTGTGAAAACCACAATTGTG ATGTTTGCCAGTCTCGACCATGTCATGCCGGTATCTGCATATCAGAAGGGGAAAAGTTTGATTGCACATGTCTGTATGGTTATACAGGACGTTTTTGCGAACATA ATATTGATGACTGCAGCTCAGTTACGTGTGGTAATGGAACATGTATCGATGGTATTGGTGAGTACAGCTGCTCGTGCAACGATGGATTCGATGGAACCTACTGTGACCAGG taaaaacagATGATTGCCTTGACATTTTACGGTACGGGGAAAATAAAGAAGACGGGGTTTATACAATCAGAACATGGAAAAGCCGTCAGCTTATTGAAGTATATTGCGACATGACCACAGATGGGGGCGGATGGACA ATGTTCCAGTACCGTTTTAATGGATCAATGgatttttacagaaatttttcTGAGTATGAGCAAGGATTTGGAAATTTGAAAACTGAATTCTGGCTTG GTCTGAGGTACATTGAAGAGTTGGCGAGTCAAGAACGTACTGAACTAAGGATCGATTTAGAAGCAGCAAATGGAACAACAGGATTTGAAACATTTGACAATTTCTCCCTTTCCGCTGGACCGGCGTATACCCTGCATATTGGATCAACTATAGCTTCTTCGGGCA TTTCCAGCGGGTACAGGTTTGGTCCATTCCACAATGGCATGAATTTTACAACATACGATCACGATGCTGATCCTAGTAAAACTCGCAACTGTGCTGTTTCGTTCCACGGTGCCTGGTGGTATAGAAATTGCTTTAATGCCAATCTAAATGGCAAATACTTGACACCAGGGACAGTGAGACCGCTGTCTATGAATTACGAAAGCTTCTTAAGTTTTGGTTACACTTCCTTGAAATCCAGCAAGATGATGAtgagaagaaattaa